Proteins found in one Methylobacter sp. S3L5C genomic segment:
- the pgaD gene encoding poly-beta-1,6-N-acetyl-D-glucosamine biosynthesis protein PgaD, protein MKGYIINAPQLQSLQKRAGALFAWAICWVMWIYLLVPLVTLSSWVLGDKQMINEMRWFGGYKSLLELMEIYVVTLLIMLALWLIWIFYRRLRSRRILPAAHKTVSDAELCTFYQVKADELQQCRKVSMISVYFDDHGHIVQLDPHINRQR, encoded by the coding sequence ATGAAAGGTTACATTATCAATGCACCGCAGTTACAAAGCCTGCAAAAACGCGCTGGTGCTTTATTTGCGTGGGCTATTTGCTGGGTGATGTGGATTTACTTGTTGGTCCCCTTGGTTACGTTAAGTAGTTGGGTGCTGGGGGATAAACAGATGATCAACGAAATGCGCTGGTTTGGCGGTTATAAAAGTCTGCTGGAACTCATGGAAATTTATGTCGTAACCTTGTTGATTATGCTGGCACTTTGGCTGATCTGGATTTTTTATCGACGTTTACGGAGCAGGAGGATCTTACCCGCAGCACATAAAACGGTTAGCGATGCCGAACTGTGTACATTTTATCAAGTCAAGGCGGATGAGTTGCAACAATGCCGAAAGGTGTCAATGATTAGCGTTTATTTTGATGATCACGGACATATTGTGCAACTTGATCCTCATATAAACCGGCAGCGGTAA
- a CDS encoding hybrid sensor histidine kinase/response regulator, whose translation MLLFTDPSSENLAVPSAHLLLVEDSSINQLIIKTMLHKGGHSVDIADCGMAAIKAVSATRYDLIFMDVSMPDMTGMEATRRIRQLGGAEATVPIIAITAHAFEDYNATCLAAGMNGFITKPVGKKDLLALVAQWCGSATPGVSAQSTITVEPVVGSIELLNEKVLQQFTDDYSMVGVPQLLQLSMTELLKRSDKIKCAVDQRDLTALGFEAHTLKSGVALLGAWPLHTLAVDMEASSHDNKMAATLLLAEQLLPCLEATVAALALRINKEIA comes from the coding sequence TTGCTTTTGTTTACAGATCCATCATCGGAAAATTTGGCAGTGCCAAGTGCTCATTTGTTATTGGTAGAAGATAGTTCGATTAACCAACTAATAATCAAGACCATGTTGCATAAGGGCGGCCATAGTGTTGACATAGCAGATTGCGGTATGGCTGCCATTAAAGCCGTATCAGCTACCCGTTACGATTTGATTTTTATGGACGTATCCATGCCTGATATGACGGGTATGGAAGCTACACGACGTATTCGTCAGTTGGGTGGTGCGGAAGCTACCGTGCCGATTATTGCCATAACGGCTCATGCTTTCGAAGACTATAATGCAACGTGCCTGGCGGCGGGCATGAACGGTTTTATCACCAAGCCGGTTGGCAAAAAAGACTTGTTGGCTTTGGTAGCGCAATGGTGCGGTAGCGCAACGCCAGGTGTTAGCGCCCAATCAACTATAACTGTCGAGCCGGTTGTGGGTAGTATCGAGCTGTTGAATGAAAAGGTGTTACAGCAATTTACTGATGATTACAGCATGGTTGGCGTCCCTCAGTTGTTACAACTTTCCATGACTGAGTTATTAAAGCGTAGTGACAAGATAAAGTGTGCCGTAGATCAGCGTGACTTAACCGCGTTGGGCTTTGAAGCCCATACTTTAAAAAGCGGTGTGGCACTTTTGGGTGCGTGGCCTTTGCATACGTTAGCCGTGGATATGGAGGCATCCAGTCATGATAACAAGATGGCAGCGACATTGTTGCTGGCAGAGCAATTATTGCCTTGTCTTGAGGCAACAGTAGCGGCGCTGGCCTTGCGAATTAACAAGGAAATTGCCTAA
- a CDS encoding diguanylate cyclase domain-containing protein yields MIKSFKIQPSLLIVDDSIRDMETLVSALAEYRLFTATNSLQALTIAVNVQPDLILLSIRLPEMDGYETCRQLKQQIDTQHIPVIFVTELNNEEHETRGFSVGAVDYITKPINPNIVRARVTAQLQLKAHCDRLALTADTDMLTGIPNRRHFETVVQNEWNRALRYDKPLSLIMVDVDHFKRYNDHYGHAAGDKCLKAIANSFVSTIRRASDMVARLGGEEFVCLLPEVPQEQAINLAEQILLSIRDLGIAHADSPVADHVTVSLGLATLNLNQHTTWQNLLQQADVALYQAKHEGRNRLIVDQQLS; encoded by the coding sequence ATGATCAAAAGCTTTAAAATACAACCGAGCCTGCTAATCGTCGATGATTCAATCCGGGATATGGAAACATTGGTTTCCGCTTTAGCTGAATACCGCTTGTTTACTGCCACAAATAGTTTGCAAGCACTAACTATCGCTGTTAACGTGCAACCGGATTTAATCCTGCTAAGTATTCGACTCCCGGAAATGGACGGTTACGAGACCTGCCGGCAACTCAAGCAACAAATCGATACCCAACATATTCCTGTTATCTTCGTTACCGAACTAAATAATGAAGAACATGAAACCAGGGGCTTTTCTGTAGGTGCGGTAGATTACATTACCAAGCCGATAAACCCTAACATTGTTCGTGCGCGTGTGACTGCCCAGTTACAGCTTAAAGCACATTGTGATCGTTTGGCACTTACGGCAGACACCGATATGTTAACCGGTATTCCCAACCGGCGTCATTTTGAAACGGTTGTACAAAATGAATGGAATCGGGCCTTACGTTATGATAAACCACTCAGCCTTATTATGGTTGATGTGGATCACTTCAAGCGTTATAACGACCATTATGGACATGCCGCCGGAGACAAGTGTTTAAAAGCTATCGCCAACAGCTTCGTCAGCACCATACGCAGGGCCAGCGACATGGTCGCCCGCTTGGGCGGAGAAGAATTTGTTTGCCTGTTACCGGAAGTCCCTCAGGAACAAGCCATCAATCTGGCCGAACAGATACTGCTCAGTATCCGTGACTTGGGCATTGCCCACGCCGACTCGCCGGTAGCAGACCATGTCACTGTAAGCTTGGGACTGGCTACGCTAAATCTGAATCAGCATACAACCTGGCAAAACTTGCTGCAACAGGCAGATGTTGCACTTTACCAGGCCAAACATGAAGGACGTAATCGGCTCATTGTTGATCAACAGCTGTCTTAG
- a CDS encoding prepilin-type N-terminal cleavage/methylation domain-containing protein: MNTLSIKKVQQGFTLIELMIVVAIIGILAAVAIPAYQDYVTKAKYQDIVSAAAAVETAVSLCLQENAGVLASCDSDAEVGLTSITNSKYAATALAITTVTAAVTATASAEAGGYTYINTPSVPAGQTQVVWTQSGTCLAAGVCKQ, translated from the coding sequence ATGAACACATTATCTATAAAAAAGGTACAACAAGGTTTTACCTTGATCGAATTAATGATCGTGGTTGCGATTATTGGTATTTTGGCGGCTGTGGCGATACCTGCGTATCAGGATTATGTTACCAAAGCTAAATATCAAGACATAGTTTCTGCGGCAGCAGCTGTTGAAACGGCCGTATCTTTATGTCTGCAAGAAAATGCTGGTGTTTTGGCTTCGTGTGATTCTGACGCTGAGGTTGGATTGACATCTATTACTAATTCAAAATATGCCGCTACCGCCTTAGCTATAACAACAGTCACTGCCGCTGTGACTGCAACGGCATCTGCGGAAGCGGGTGGTTATACCTATATCAACACTCCATCAGTTCCAGCCGGCCAGACACAAGTAGTGTGGACACAAAGTGGTACTTGTTTAGCAGCTGGGGTTTGCAAGCAGTAA
- a CDS encoding Uma2 family endonuclease, whose protein sequence is MCVICDADKLDNQGCNGAPDWIIEILSKGNSKRETQEKYALYQESGVKEYWLVYSYEQSVHQFFLNAQTEKYELIAMYLEEDNASPVLFPDLVIDLVEVLAE, encoded by the coding sequence TTGTGTGTCATTTGTGATGCCGACAAATTGGATAATCAGGGCTGCAACGGTGCGCCGGATTGGATTATTGAAATCTTGTCGAAGGGAAATTCCAAACGCGAAACCCAGGAAAAATATGCCTTATACCAGGAAAGTGGGGTAAAAGAATATTGGCTGGTTTACTCTTATGAACAATCGGTACATCAATTTTTTTTAAACGCACAAACAGAAAAATATGAGTTGATAGCCATGTATTTAGAAGAAGATAATGCCAGTCCGGTGTTGTTTCCTGATCTAGTAATTGATTTGGTTGAGGTATTGGCTGAGTGA